CCGGTTATCCGCCCGCCTTCGATCAAGATCTCGCGGCCTTGGATCAGAGAGAGGTCATTGCCGTTGAAGTAGCGCAGGTTGGTCAAGAGCAGCGGGCGACCGGGGGTCTGTGCCCGAGCCGGTTTTGACGCCAGACCAAACCCCGCATAAAGACCCACCACCGCCGCCAGACCACCCAACATAGCGCGGCGGTTGATGTCTGCCTCGATCCGGGCAAAGGCCGCTTGAGTAGTGGGGGCGCCGCAGAGGCAGCAATCAATTTCGTCGTGGCTGTTTGAAGGGGAAGGGCAGCATATCTGGCACATCGGTCTCGCCTCTTACCTTGATCTTGATCGGCAGAGGGCACGCCGCGCTGTCTCCGCTTGACAGAAGTTAGGGACATCAGGCGCGACGTCAACGCAATAGCACATAAACTCGCCAATGCTCTGCGCACAGGCGGGTCCGCGATCCCTTGAAATTAAGAGGGAAAGTGGTGGGCGACCCAGGAATCGAACCTGGCGTGCGTCTCCGCGAGGGAGTTACAGTCCCCTGCCACACCTTGCGGCCTGTCGCCCACTTTCCCAGCACTTGCGCGCCGGACGTGGGGGGCTGATTACTAGTGGCCGGATGCTGCGTCAACCGGAAAATCGCTTGCAAGCAGTGGCCGCCCGTCGCATTGTCACGGGCCGGAAAAGAGGGGCCTTACAGCCATGAAAAAACCCCGTTGGGTGATCGACAAGGAACAGGCCAAGCGGGCGGCAGCCTCTGAGACTGTGTGGCTGTTTGGTTTGCATGCGGTGCGTGATGCGCTGGAAAACCCGGCCCGCGAAAAACTGCGGCTGATCGTGACGAAAAACGCCGCTGACAAGCTGGAGGCGGCGATTGCTGCAAGCGGCATAACACCCGAAGAGGTCGATCCGCGCAAGTTCAACGCCCCGCTTGATCCCGGTTCGGTGCATCAGGGTGCCGCGCTAGAAGTCAAGCCGCTGGATTGGGGCCCGATGGCTGAGGTCTGTTTGGGGGATGGTCGCACCGCGCCCCGCGTGGTGCTTTTGGATCGGGTCACAGACCCGCATAACGTGGGTGCTATTCTGCGCTCTGCCGAAGTATTTGGCGCGCGGGCAGTAATTGCCCCCCGCCATCACGCCGCACCCGAAACCGGGGCACTTGCCAAGACCGCCAGCGGTGCGCTTGAACGCCAGCCTTACCTCAGAGTGCGCAATCTGGCCGATGCGATCATCGAGTTGCAGGCCATGGGCTATACGGTGCTGGGGCTGGCCGGTGAGGCGGAACTGACCATTGAGGCCGCTCTTGAGGGCAAGCGTGACCGTCCGGTTGCCCTTGTGCTCGGCGCCGAGGGGCCGGGGCTGCGCGAGAGGACGCGCGAGGTGTGCGATGCCTTGGTGCGGATCGAGTTCGCCAGCGATTTCGGCTCGCTCAACGTGTCCAACGCGGCGGCTGTGGCGCTTTACGCAGCGCGAGGCTGAGGGCGGGCGGCGGCATCCTCGAAGGCTGCGATGAACCGCCCCTTGATCATCCAACTGAGGCCAAAGGCGCAGAGGCCGAGGGATTCAAACAAAAAGGTTAGGCGGAGACTGTCCCAGATGGCCTCTATGCTCTGAGCAAGGCCAAGAGGCAGGATCATCTCAAGCAGCGCGGCCTTGATCGCCAGCACGCCCACCACGGCAAAAATGATGCGCCCAAGCGTGCGATACCACAGATTGCGCCGGTCCTTGCGATTGCCAGCAAGGCGCGCGGCGGTGGAATTTTCACGGGTAAAGACATAGGCTGAGAAATACCCAAGCACCAAAAACATCACCCCCGCCGCGCCGAAATGCATCATTTTGAGAACGGTTGGCACATCTGCACCGAGCGCGGCAAAGCTGGCCCAAAAATCATAGCTGATCGTGCCTTCGACCGTGCCGCCCGGCGGGTGAAACCCCTCTGAGCCGCTGGCATTGGTCAGGAACACACGCGCCACCTCGCCGGAATAGGTGCACCCTGATCCGGTGGTCGGCACGAAGGCCACGATGACGGCGGCCACCCCGGCCAGTTTTAGTAGTACCACATCATACCAATGCCAGCCCAAGCACCCCTCGCGCCCCGGCGCACGAAAACTGTAAAAGAACATGAGCAACAGGCCGATAAAGCTGAGCGCGCCCACAAGGATATCCCCGCCGATCCGGCTGAAGTAATAGTGGCTGATCGAGGCGTTGAAGCAGGTGTTGGTCAGCAGGGACACCAGCCCAAGTGATACCGGTAAACCAAGCGCCACATAGCCGACGCCCAGATTGAGGCGGCGCAGGTCTATGTCAAAAGGCAGGTCGCGCAGGTCGGGGAGAGGCGCATTCGTATCTGTCATCTGGCGTATCCCTTGTCACTGAGACAGGATCAGCCTAGCCCAAGATCGCCGCAATCCGAAACGCTTTCACGCCTCAGGCGGCGTCTTCTGTGCTCTCTTGATCTGGCGCGGTCCAGCGGTTGACGTAATCGGATTGATACACCTTGTCTGCTGATTTTGTTGAGCGCTTCGGCTTGCGCACCGCATAATCGAGGATGATCCCGCCCTCTGCCAATGAACCGGACAGGCGCGGGCGCTTGCCGGTCACATTGGGATTGGTGGTTGTCACCACCTTTCGGGCATGCGCAGGCTTGATCGGTTGCAATGCGCAATGCAGCACCTCATAGCCCAGTGTCGCCTCCCAAAAGCCATAGACCATCTCGGGGTTGATCTGGTAAAATGAATGATTGACCCAGTTGTTGCAGGGGCTGTGCCCGATCAGCACGCCACCGGGTTTGAGCATCTTGTGAATATTGCGATAGGCGGTGGGCAAATCAAAGATATGCTCGCAGGTGCCGCCGTCATAGATCACGTCGAACTTGCGCTCCAGTTTCTTGGGCAATTCGGCGCTGAGGTCTTGAATGATACTGGCCTTTTCAAAATCCGAGTAATCCATGGAATCGACCGAGGCAAAACCGAGTTTCTCGAAGAAGGGTTCGGAATAGGTTGCACCTTCGGGAACCAGATCGGCCTCGCTCAGGCCCGGCAAGTGGTCTGCCAACGCTTGCGCAAACACCCGCGATGACGCACCGCGCCGTGACCCGATCCAGCGCTGCCGCCCAAGCATCAAGAAACTACCGTTCAACTCATGACCTTTTACAGTCTCAATCAGCCGGGCAGCAAGGGTATCAGGAATGGCCATAACGGGGCTCCCTAGGTGTTGGATTGAGCGCGTCGACCATCCCAAGGCCCCCGCCGTTCAACTTTGCAGCCATTGCGCGGGCGCTTCAAGTAAAGATATGCGCGCCCGGCTTGGCCAAAATCGCCGACTCGCGACGGGTTCCGCTCAGTGCGACTATTCAGCGCGTGCATCAGCGTTTGGGCGCGCTTTTGGTCAAGACGCGTCGTGGCAAAAGTCCGGACAGCCGGGCTTGACCCTTGGGCGCGCCTCTACTAACTAGCGCAAGAGCGCGGGCGTTGTGTAATGGTAAGACCCTTGCCTTCCAAGCAAGAGACGCGGGTTCGATTCCCGCCGCCCGCTCCACCAAATTCCCCCTACCATGCCCTCTGTGGCTGATCTGTCCCCTTGACCACGGCCTCATCGCCCGCCAAGAACCTTGGCCAAAGGATGAGGAATAAAAATCTATGGTGCGCAGGGCCGAAAACGGGGCTGATCTGCTGGATCGCGAGAAATCGAAACATGTGGGCGCGTTGGCTGAACTGTGGCCATTCTTGCGCCCCTATCGCAAACTGCTGACTGCCGCGGTTCTGGCGTTGGTCATCACCGCAAGCGTGGCCTTGATGCTGCCACTGGCAGTGCGCCGGGTGGTGGATAATTTCAGCGCTGAGAACGGCGCTATCCTTGACCAGTATTTCGCGGCGGCTGTGCTGATCGCGGCGCTTTTGGCGGTAGGCACCGGGTTGCGGTATCTGCTGGTGACCCGGTTGGGCGAGCGCGTGGTCGCCGATATTCGCAAGGCCGTGTTTGACCGCGTGATCGGCATGAGCCCAGCCTTTTTCGAGCGGCTGATGACGGGCGAGGTTCTGAGCAGGATCACGACAGATACGACGCTGATCCTGTCAGTGATTGGCTCTTCGGTGTCGATCGCGCTGCGAAATTTGCTGATCTTGATCGGGGGCATGGGGTTGATGATGCTGACCTCAGCCAAGCTGACGGGGCTCGTTCTGTTGATCGTACCCCTCGTCATCGTGCCTATTCTAACGCTTGGCCGACGGATGCGCGTGCTCAGCCGCGAGAACCAAGACTGGATCGCGCAGAGTTCGGGCAATGCGTCAGAGGCGCTTTTGTCTGTGCAGACGGTGCAGGCTTTCACCCATGAGCGCGAGAGCCGCGCGCGATTTGGTGATGTGACCGAACGCAGCCATGACGCCGCACGCCGCCGGGTCAATACCCGCGCGCTGATGACCGTGATCGTGATCTTTCTCGTTTTCACAGGGATTGTGGGCGTGCTTTGGATCGGCGCACGCGATGTGCGCGCGGGGGGCATGACCGCAGGTAGTTTGGTGCAATTTGTCATCTACGCGGTGATGGTCGCAGGGGCGGTTGCGGCGCTCTCGGAAATCTGGGGCGAATTGCAGCGCGCGGCAGGTGCAACTGAGCGTCTGGTCGAGCTGTTGCAAGCCGAAGATCCGGTGCGCGATCCCGCCCGACCATCCCCTGTGCCACGCCCGGTGCGCGGTGAGATCGCCTTTGAGGATGTGCAATTCGCCTATCCATCGCGCCCCGGCATCCCAGCATTGGATCACGTGAGCCTGACGATCCGCCCCGGCGAAACGGTCGCTCTTGTCGGTCCCTCTGGGGCGGGTAAGACCAGCGTCATTCAGTTGATCCAGCGCTTCTATGATCCGGATGCAGGGCGAATCACGCTCGATGGCGTGTCGCTTGCGGATATGGCGCGGCACGAATTTCGTCGTGATCTGGCCTTGGTGCCGCAGGACCCGGTGATCTTTGCCGCCTCGGCACGCGACAACATCCGCTTTGGCCGGCTTGATGCGACCGACGCCGAGATCGAGGCCGCGGCGCACGCAGCCAATGCGCATGATTTCATTTGCCGCTTGCCGGACGGCTATGACACTTATGTGGGCGAGCGTGGTGTGATGCTGTCCGGTGGGCAGAAACAGCGTATCGCCATTGCCCGCGCTATTCTGCGAGATGCGCCAGTTCTGTTGCTGGACGAGGCGACATCGGCGCTTGATGCCGAGAGCGAACGCGCGGTGCAGTCAGCGGTAGAAGCGATGGCGCGCACCCGCACCACGATTATCGTGGCCCATCGTCTGGCGACGGTAAAAAAGGCTGACCGCATTGTGGTGATGGATCAGGGCCGCATTGTCGCGCAGGGCACGCATGACAGCCTTGTCGCTGAGAATGGCCTCTATGCGCGGCTCGCGCGGTTGCAATTCACCGATGGCGAGGCGGCCTGACGTCGGCAAGATGCCGACGTTATCGACTATGGTGGACCGCCTCGCAAACGCGTCCCGTTCAGGACCAATTCACCGATTACACCGGGCGGAAATGTGAGGCGGCCCCGCAGATCATCCCTCAGAAGGACATGATCCGCGTCTCCTCCGCCAAGAGGCGCGCAGCCACGGCAGGTGGTTTCGCGGCGGTGATCCCGTCTAGCAAAGCGGTCTCATCCACGCCCTTGTTGGGCAGGTATATGGCGCAGACCTCAATCGTTGCCCCGGTCTCCATGATCTTTTGCATCAGGCCCTGTGGGCTCATCCCCATCGGCGCTTGCGGCGCGGTGGCACTGGCGGGGGCATCCTTGAGGGCCAGGTCGCCAGCCGGGCCGCAGAGCAGCACATAAGAGCTTGCCCCGGCCTGCATCGTCTGCATCGTCAGAACCATGCCCATGAGCTGCGTTTGGGGTTCTGCACTGGTCAGGATCGTGACCATCTGCTTTGCGTCCTCGGCCATGACAGGGCTTGTGAGGGCGGCCAGACCAAGCGTCGCCGCGGTGATGATTTTGCGCATGATGTCCTCTTTTCTAGCAAAGATGAATTCTGAATCCGTGTTTTCAGGGCCACCCTAGGCTGTGTGCAGGCCTATCGACCTTGATCTGGATCAATCACATTCAGAAAGAAGAATTTGATGCAGCTTCAGAGAAAGCAGACAAACCCTCTCGGTTCGGAATTGCGCCAAATCTTGCGCCTTCACTGGGCTCGCTTTCGTGTCGAGATACCAAAACTGAGGGATTTCCCCCATTTTGTCAGCGCGACTGGCGGCATAATTGTGTAACCTCATGCCTGAAACGGAGAGTACTAGATGTCGACACCACAGTCCTCGGACATGCGCCCCACGCCCGATCCCGCCGAAGATAATGCCTTTTTCCCCTCGCCCTATTCCCTGAGCCAGTTTACCGCGCCGGTTTCCGATCTGTCGGGGGCGGACTATCCTCATCCCTATTCTGGGGGGCGCTGGAAGATTCTGGTGATCTGTGCAGATGAACGCTATTTGCGGATGGAGAATGGTACGATGTTTTCGACTGGAAATCATCCAGTCGAGACCCTGCTTCCGCTCTATCATCTTGATAAGGCAGGGTTTGGCTTCGATTTCGCGACGATTTCCGGTTATCCAGCCAAGTTTGAACTCTGGGCCATGCCGAGGCAGGACCCTGAGGTGATGGGCCTGTTCGCAAAATATGCCGAAGCCTTGAAAACACCTGTGAAATTGCGAGATGTCCTCGCAAAAGTGCTTGAGGGAGGGTCAGACTATATCGGGGTGTTTATCCCCGGTGGGCATGGTGCATTGATCGGTCTGCCCGAGAGTGCGGAGGTCAAGACCTTGCTTGAATGGGTTGCAGCCGAGGACAAGTTTCTGATCTCGCTGTGTCACGGCCCTGCTGCCTTTTTGGCCGTGGGCAAGGACAGCACGATCTATAAAGGTCGCAAGATCGTGGCCTTTCCGGATGCAATGGACGCGCAAACCCCCGAGATTGGCTATATGCCCGGGCATCTGACGTGGAAATTCGGAGAGGAATTGCAGGCCATCGGCTTTGAGATTCTCAACGAGGGTATTTCCGGTCAGGTCCACAAGGATGGTAAAATCCTGACTGGTGACAGCCCGCTGGCTGGTAATGGCTTGGGGAAACTGGCGGCGACGGAACTGTTGGCTGAGGTGCACAAAAAGTGAGCCGTGAGCCCGCGGATTCGGTTCTTTCAGTTCTTTTGCGGCTGGAGGAGGCCACAACGCTTGAAGGGGTATCGCAGGTTATCTGCGAGACCTGTGAACCGCTTGGGTATGACCGGGTGCTGCTGTTTTCGGCAGCTGCACAGCGGGAGCAGATCGTGAGCAGGGTGTATTGGGTCAAAGGTGATTGGTTCGGTGATGGCAGCACAGTTGATGCCGAAACCTATCTCCAGAGATGCCCCATCACCCTCAATGTGCTAAAGTGCAGCGCGCCGTTTTTCTGGACCAAGACGCCGAATACCGAATACCGGGTTGTTCGCACCCCGAGCCTGTCGGGCACCAATGGGTTTCAGGTGCCGATTTACGGGCCGATTGGCTTGGAGGGCGCGGTGAGCTTTGGAGGCGGCCGCATCGACGCCTCTCGGCGGGTGCAACTTTTGTTAACCTTGTTGGCGGAGCAGGCGTTTCGGGTCAGCCGCGCCTTGATCGAAGGTGAGAGCCCCGAAACGGGCCATCTGTCGACGCGCGAACGCGAGGTTCTGGCGTGGGTTGCGGCCGGGCGCCGAGGGGCCGAGATTGCCGGCACTCTGGGAATTTCTCAGAGGACGGTTGAAAATCACCTGCGTAACGCGCGCAATCGTTTGGCTGTCAAGACCACGGCACAGGCGGTGCAGGCGGCCATTCGGCTTGGTCAATTGGATGGGTTGCCAGACTGAGCGACAGTTTAACTGTTCCCAAGCTTGGTGTGCTTTGATCAGGTGTCCCCATCGCCCAGCCGCGCCAGAATGGGGCCTGTGTCGAGCGTGCCAATCGCCCCGGCCACACGTCCGCGCGGATCGCTGAGGCGTGTCGAGATATAGCCCTGCGCCACCGCATCAGGGGCATGCCGCATCAGGACTGAAGCGGTCAGAAGCGTGGCGAGGCTCTCGGAATACCAACGGGCCTGTGCCTCTTCGGGCAGCTTGGGAAAGGTTTGCATATGCGCTTTCAGCGCGGCGTCAAACCGGCGGTCCTGCCCGGCGACGCTGGCCAACTCCGCAGTCAGAACCTCGCCTGCAAGCGGCTCTTTGCGCAGGGTGCGCAGGATATCAAGGCAGATGACATTGCCCGACCCTTCCCAGATCGAATTGAGCGGCGCTTCGCGGTACAAAAGGGGCAGGGGCGTATCTTCGACATAGCCCATGCCACCCATGGCCTCCATGGCCTCATAGACCACACCGGGGCAGAGCTTGTTGCCGAGGAATTTCGCGAGTGCCACGCCAAGACGCGCAAAGGCGCGCTCTGCCGGGCTGCGCCCGTCAAATGCCCGCGCCACATGAAGCCCAAGCGCCAGCGTGCCCTCCCAATCAAGCGCGAGATCGGCCAGAACGGCGCGCATCAGCGGCTGGTCGATGAGTTGCCTTTGAAAGACGGACCGATGGTGCGCCCAATGCCGCGCGTGATCCAGAGCCGCGCGCATCAGCCCTGCCGGGGCTATGGCGGTATCCAACCGCGTGTGATGCACCATTTCCAGAATGGTACGTAGCCCCGCGCCCTCGTCGCCCAGCCGATAGGCGATGGCCCCGTGATATTCAATTTCCGCAGACGCATTGGCACGATTGCCAAGTTTATCTTTTAGTCTTTGGATCTGGATCTCATTGCGCGCGCCCTCCAGCCAGCGCGGCACCAGAAAGCAGGTCAGCCCCTCTGGCGCTTGCGCCAGCGTTAGAAACCCGTCTGACATTGGCGCGGAGCAGAACCATTTATGGCCGAAAAGACGATAATATGCGCCCTCTGGCGTCGCGGTGGTGGCATTGGCACGAATGTCCGATCCGCCCTGCTTTTCGGTCATTGCCATGCCCAGTGTGGCACCCGGTTTGCGCGCCAGCGGCTTTGCGCCCGGATCATAGGCGCGCGCCGTCAGTTTCGGCACCCAATCTGCAAAAAGCGCCTTGTCGCTGCGCAGGGCAGGCACGGCGGCATAGGTCATGGTCATCGGACAGCACACGCCCGGTTCCACCTGAGAGGTCAGATAGACCATCGCGGCATGGGTCACGTGGCCGCCCTTGGCCCCTTCCCACGGAATGGCCGCATAGCCCGCGCCGATACCAACGCGCATCAGATCATGATACGCGGGGTGAAACCGCACCTCGTCCAGCCTGCGCCCGCCCGCATCAAAAAGCACCAGTTCGGGTGGGTGTCGGTTGGCCGCGCGCCCTGCCGAACGCAGGGTTTCAGTGCCGATCCGTGCGCCATAGGCGGCCAGAGTTTCGGGATCGGCCCCTGCTGCCGTCGCATGGGTCTGCAAGCCAGAATCGTCTGCCCAAAGATCAAGATCACCGCGCGATGCGGGTTGGTTCGTCACCTCATGGGTACCAAGCATGTCCTTAGGCGGGCTGTCCTGCATCGCGCTCTCCTTTGGCGGGTATGCTAGTGGGGGTCGCGGAGCGGCGAAAGGGGATTCACAAAGCGCAGAGCCTGTGGCATGATGCCTGCAACGCCCGACACGAGGCGGATCGAAGAGGCAGAGCAGAGTATGACACCCCGCAGCCGCCCTTGGGGCCTGTTGATTTTTTTCCTGATCGCCTTTTTTCTAGGGGCGTATTTTACATTTGCGGCTGTTCAAGGGGATTACGGCCTATTCCGTCGCGCCGAAATTGATGCACAAAGCGTCGAGTTGCAGGCCCAGCTTGACGCGTTGAATGTGCGGCTGGCGCGGATGGAAAACCTGACCCGGCGGCTCTCGGACGGCTATCTTGATCTTGACTTGTTGGATCAGCAGGCGCGTGAAGTTTTGGGCCTGTTGCGCAGTGACGAGATTGTCATCCGCTGAGGCGCGCGTGACGTCTTGCTCAGAGTTTTCGCTTAAGCCCAACACCTTAGCCCGTTTAGGCCTCGGCCTTCTTTTCCCATCGCCCGCCGGCCTCGGACCAGTATTGCGCGGCGCAGCCTGCGCCGGTCAGCGCCTTCCATTGTCCACGCGCAACTTGAACGGCCGCGTCGTCATTCCCGTCAAAGAGAATGCAGACCCGTTGCAGTGACTGCACCTCCTCTGCGCTCACGTCTGCCCCGTCGATCGCCATAACGCAGGCTGCGCCATTGGGTCGGGCATGGTCTGTCGTCAGCAAAACCGGCTGATCGGCATCATGCGCCCCACCGGCCACGCCATGCGGCAAAAACCCATCCTCAGGCCCTAACCAGAGCCGTTCATCGAGCCAGACAAGCCGCGCCGCCTCTCTTCCCCGCACCACCACGCGCCAGCCAGCCCCCAAGGATTTCTCAAGCAACATCGGCAATGTCGCCTCAAGTGGCTGACGCGTCAGGTGATAGAAGTAGACGGCCCCCATCAACTCTCCTCAAGCATATCCGCAACCAGACGGTTGAGCGCCAGAACGCCCCAGCCTGTCGCGCCTTTGGGGGCGTAGGTCGTGTCCGCCTTGACGCTGGCCACCCCCGCGATATCAAGATGTACCCAAGGCATGCCCTCCTGCACAAAGCGGTGCAGGAATTCCGCTGCCGTGATCGTGCCCGCAGGCCGCCCGGCAGAGTTCTTGATATCGGCGATCTGGCCCTTGATCATATCGGCATAGCCCGGCCCGAGCGGCAGACGCCATGCGCCTTCGCCTTCTGTCTTTGCGGCACGCAGGAAGGCGTTGCAGAGCCCTTCGTCATTGCTGAGAACAGCGGCATTCTCGTGACCCAAGGCCACGATACAGGCCCCTGTGAGGGTGGCCAGATCAATCATTCCGCGCGGCTTGTAGGTTTCTTGCGCATACCAGAGCACATCTGCCAGCACGAGCCGCCCCTCGGCGTCGGTATTGATCACCTCGATGGTGTCGCCCTTCATCGACGTCACCACGTCGCCAGGACGGGTGGCGCGGTCCGAGGGCATGTTTTCCACGATGCCCACAAGGCCCACGACATTTGCCTTGGCGCGCCGAAGGGCCAGCGTGCGCATGACCCCTGCGACAACACCGGCACCGCCCATGTCCATGGTCATTTCTTCCATGCCAGCGGCGGGTTTCAGGCTGATGCCACCTGTGTCGAACACCACGCCCTTGCCGATGAGGGCCAGTGGTGCCTCGCCCTTTGGCCCGCCTAGCCATTCCATCACTGCCAGTTTCGACGGGCTGGCGCTCCCGTGACCCACAGACAAGAGCGCACCCATCCCGAGTTTCTCCATGTCCTTTTCCTCAAGAATGGTGATCTTGAGGCCCAGATCCTTCATCGCGGCGATGCGATTTGCGAATTCGGTGGTGGTCAGGTGATTGGCAGGCTCGTTGACCAGATCGCGGGTAAAGAATACCCCCTCGGCCAAGGCCAATGTGGGCGCGGCTTCGGCTTTGACTTCATCCGGCCTGCCGGTCATCAGCGTAACGGCACCGGGGTCCTTTGGTGCGGTGTCTTTCTTGGGCTGCGATTTGTGCGGGGTGAAATCATAGGCCCGCAGCAGCACGCCAAGCAGCACATCGACCGGACGGCGCAACGCCGATCCAAGGATCAAAAGCGGCTTGTCCCCCTTGAGGCGGCTCAGGTTCACACCTGCGCGGCGGCTCTCGGCGGGGCTGGCGCTGCGGGGAAGGATGACCACATCAATCGCCTCGGCCACCATCCCGGAGGGCCAGTTGATGCTGATCACGTCGCCAGGTTTTTTGTCGTTCAGGGCGGCCGCCTCGACCAGCCGCGCAAGGGTGCCGCGCGTCATGCGATTGATCTTTCGCGCACCGGCGTCAAGCTTGCCTTCGGGGGGAATGATCACAGCGATCCGACCGGGCGCTGTGGCGAGCGCCTCTAGATCAGTCTCGGCAAAGACAACGTGCAGGGGGGTGGTCATCGAGGGCTCTCCTTGGTTCGGCTTTGCCAAGACCTAGCGCGGCTTGTCGCCAATGACCAGTTAGCAGTTTTCCCCCGCAATCAATTCCGCTAGGTTGCCCGGCAATACTGCTGCCACGGGGGATAAGAGTGACCAGATTCGACAGATACATGCTGTCGCAATTCATGGTTTTGTTCGGTTTCTTTGCGCTCGTTTTGGTTTCGATCTTTTGGATCAACAAGGCGGTGCGCATGTTCGACCGGCTGATCGGGGATGGCCAGCCCGCTTGGGTGTTTGTGGAATTCACGGCATTGACCCTGCCGGGGGTGATCGGCGTCGTGCTGCCGATTGCGGCCTTTGCTGCCGCTGTTTACGTGGTCAACCGCCTGTCAAGCGAAAGCGAGCTGACGGTGATGCAGGCCACTGGATATTCGCCTCTGCGCTTGGCCCGCCCGGTGTTTGTCTTCGGTGTGATCGTTGCGGTGATGATGTCGCTCTTGGCGCATTTCCTGATCCCCAGCAGCCTAAGCCAGCTGCGCCTGCGGCTAGATGAGGTCTCGCGCAATATCACGGCCAAATTGCTCAGCGAGGGCGAATTCCTGCATCCCGCCCCCGGCGTGACCTTCTATATTCGCGAGATCACATTGTCTGGCGAATTGCGCGACGTGTTTCTGTCTGACCGGCGTGATCCCGAAGCGCCTGTGACCTATACCTCGTCCCGCGCCTATCTGGTGCAAGAGGGGGGCGGCACACGGCTGGTCATGGTCTCGGGATTGGCCCAGAATATTCGCGCCGAGCAAAACCGGCTCTTTACCACCTATTTTGACGATTTTTCCTATGACATCAGCAGCCTTGTTCGGCGCGATGTGGTCAATTTAGACGAGGTGGCCTTTGCGGGCACGCTCGAGATGCTGCGCGACCCCGAGGCGGTCGCGGCGCGCACGGGCGTTAGTATGGGGGCTGTGATGGCCCAGATGCATGGCCGCATCACGGCGGCTTTGCTCTGCGTGATCGCGGCTTTGGTTGGGTTCTGCACCCTCTTGGTGGGGGCACATAGCCGGTTTGGTGTCTGGCGTCAGGTGTTGCTGGCTTTTGGTCTTTTGGTGGGGCTCAAGATCGTCGAGAGCCTTGTGCTGGCACCGGTTCTGGCCAGCGCTGTGCTGTGGCCGTTGCTTTATCTGCCGGCGCTGATCGGGCTGGCGTTGTCGGGGCTGCTCCTGGCGCTTGCCAGCTATCCGGGCCTGTGGCACCGGCTGCGGCGCAAGGGGCCTGCGGCGGAGGTGCCGACATGATCCTAGAGCGCTATTTCGGGCGACGTTTCTTTGTGAGCTTTATGGGCGTGACGATCACCATGCTCGTGATCATGGGGCTGATCGACCTGATGGACGAGTTGGGCGATTTCCCTGAATTGGCCTTTGGTCAGGTTTTGGGGATCGTGCTGTTGAAACTGCCCGAAGCCTATTACGAGATCATTCCATTGGTGATGATTCTTGCCTCGGTCGCGCTTTTCTTACGGTTGGCGCGCTCGTCCGAGATGGTGGTGCTGCGCGCCTCTGGCCGGTCTGCATTGCGCGGTCTGCTTGCTCCGGCAGCGGTGGCTCTGGCTATTGGCCTGTTGGGGCTGGCGGTAGGCAATCCGCTGGTGGCGGCGACTGCGAAACGGCATCACGATCTGGTCAATACCTACTCGGGTCAGACATATTCTGACCTTGCCATTGCGTCAGAGGGTCTGTGGCTGCGGCAGGGGGGAACGGCGGGTCAGACGGTGATCTATGCTGCCCGTTCCAGTTCTGATCTCAGCACACTTTACGGCCCCAGCTTTTATGACTTTGCCCCCGATGGCCAACCTCTGCGCCGCATAAGTGCCAGCACCG
The nucleotide sequence above comes from Roseovarius mucosus. Encoded proteins:
- the rlmB gene encoding 23S rRNA (guanosine(2251)-2'-O)-methyltransferase RlmB gives rise to the protein MKKPRWVIDKEQAKRAAASETVWLFGLHAVRDALENPAREKLRLIVTKNAADKLEAAIAASGITPEEVDPRKFNAPLDPGSVHQGAALEVKPLDWGPMAEVCLGDGRTAPRVVLLDRVTDPHNVGAILRSAEVFGARAVIAPRHHAAPETGALAKTASGALERQPYLRVRNLADAIIELQAMGYTVLGLAGEAELTIEAALEGKRDRPVALVLGAEGPGLRERTREVCDALVRIEFASDFGSLNVSNAAAVALYAARG
- a CDS encoding class I SAM-dependent methyltransferase, whose amino-acid sequence is MAIPDTLAARLIETVKGHELNGSFLMLGRQRWIGSRRGASSRVFAQALADHLPGLSEADLVPEGATYSEPFFEKLGFASVDSMDYSDFEKASIIQDLSAELPKKLERKFDVIYDGGTCEHIFDLPTAYRNIHKMLKPGGVLIGHSPCNNWVNHSFYQINPEMVYGFWEATLGYEVLHCALQPIKPAHARKVVTTTNPNVTGKRPRLSGSLAEGGIILDYAVRKPKRSTKSADKVYQSDYVNRWTAPDQESTEDAA
- a CDS encoding ABC transporter transmembrane domain-containing protein; translation: MVRRAENGADLLDREKSKHVGALAELWPFLRPYRKLLTAAVLALVITASVALMLPLAVRRVVDNFSAENGAILDQYFAAAVLIAALLAVGTGLRYLLVTRLGERVVADIRKAVFDRVIGMSPAFFERLMTGEVLSRITTDTTLILSVIGSSVSIALRNLLILIGGMGLMMLTSAKLTGLVLLIVPLVIVPILTLGRRMRVLSRENQDWIAQSSGNASEALLSVQTVQAFTHERESRARFGDVTERSHDAARRRVNTRALMTVIVIFLVFTGIVGVLWIGARDVRAGGMTAGSLVQFVIYAVMVAGAVAALSEIWGELQRAAGATERLVELLQAEDPVRDPARPSPVPRPVRGEIAFEDVQFAYPSRPGIPALDHVSLTIRPGETVALVGPSGAGKTSVIQLIQRFYDPDAGRITLDGVSLADMARHEFRRDLALVPQDPVIFAASARDNIRFGRLDATDAEIEAAAHAANAHDFICRLPDGYDTYVGERGVMLSGGQKQRIAIARAILRDAPVLLLDEATSALDAESERAVQSAVEAMARTRTTIIVAHRLATVKKADRIVVMDQGRIVAQGTHDSLVAENGLYARLARLQFTDGEAA
- the hchA gene encoding glyoxalase III HchA — protein: MSTPQSSDMRPTPDPAEDNAFFPSPYSLSQFTAPVSDLSGADYPHPYSGGRWKILVICADERYLRMENGTMFSTGNHPVETLLPLYHLDKAGFGFDFATISGYPAKFELWAMPRQDPEVMGLFAKYAEALKTPVKLRDVLAKVLEGGSDYIGVFIPGGHGALIGLPESAEVKTLLEWVAAEDKFLISLCHGPAAFLAVGKDSTIYKGRKIVAFPDAMDAQTPEIGYMPGHLTWKFGEELQAIGFEILNEGISGQVHKDGKILTGDSPLAGNGLGKLAATELLAEVHKK
- a CDS encoding PA1136 family autoinducer-binding transcriptional regulator, giving the protein MSREPADSVLSVLLRLEEATTLEGVSQVICETCEPLGYDRVLLFSAAAQREQIVSRVYWVKGDWFGDGSTVDAETYLQRCPITLNVLKCSAPFFWTKTPNTEYRVVRTPSLSGTNGFQVPIYGPIGLEGAVSFGGGRIDASRRVQLLLTLLAEQAFRVSRALIEGESPETGHLSTREREVLAWVAAGRRGAEIAGTLGISQRTVENHLRNARNRLAVKTTAQAVQAAIRLGQLDGLPD